In one Conger conger chromosome 5, fConCon1.1, whole genome shotgun sequence genomic region, the following are encoded:
- the otomp gene encoding otolith matrix protein 1 translates to MDGPARELAFLILVLVRVSRQANTITWCVVSDAEEQKCQDLASNATARNIRGTLQCTRGYDAIDCMVKIKNGTADAASMTPDDVYTAGWCHGLEVAAGESYNGEDGISYYVVALARRSSSDLSLLEMHERSSCHPGIRTTVGWTVPIGFLVNSTQISVDEQCNFPRVVGEFFGYSCVPGVKDPEHDPRGRNPKNLCEACIGDENDRHICANNPRERHFGEAGALRCVAENLGDVAFVKHTTVFDNIQGKNQESWALDMEMEDLKLLCTNGMDGSLFDHKTCHLAAVPTNAVVVRLEDKCRVYKFLERVQTAFGNATQGFSLFSSVAYGNTDVMFNDATKTVLKVVGGYTSWLGPTYTSALQAFECEGLC, encoded by the exons ATGGACGGACCAGCAAGGGAACTTGCATTCCTCATTCTTGTCCTTGTCCGTGTGTCCCGCCAAGCCAATACCA TTACATGGTGTGTAGTCTCTGATGCAGAAGAGCAGAAATGTCAGGACCTTGCCAGCAATGCCACAGCCAGAAACATCCGTGGCACACTGCAGTGCACCAGGGGCTATGATGCTATAGACTGCATGGTGAAAATTAAG AATGGCACAGCGGATGCTGCCTCGATGACCCCTGATGACGTCTACACCGCTGGCTGGTGCCACGGGCTGGAGGTGGCAGCCGGGGAGTCCTACAATGGAGAGG aTGGTATCAGTTACTATGTGGTTGCTCTGGCCAGGAGGTCCTCCAGTGACCTCTCCCTGCTGGAGATGCATGAGCGTAGTTCCTGCCACCCTGGAATCCGCACCACTGTGGGCTGGACCGTACCTATCGGCTTTCTGGTCAACTCCACACAGATCAGTGTGGATGAGCAGTGCAACTTCCCCCGGG TGGTGGGTGAATTCTTTGGTTATAGCTGTGTCCCCGGAGTGAAGGACCCGGAACACGACCCTAGAGGGAGGAACCCCAAGAACCTTTGTGAAGCCTGCATCGGGGACGAGAACGATCGGCACATCTGCGCCAACAACCCCCGGGAACGGCACTTTGGGGAGGCAGGGGCTTTGAG GTGTGTGGCTGAAAATCTTGGCGATGTGGCCTTTGTCAAACACACAACGGTCTTCGACAACATACAGG GTAAAAACCAGGAATCCTGGGCACTGGACATGGAGATGGAGGACCTGAAGCTGCTGTGCACGAACGGGATGGACGGCTCGCTCTTCGACCACAAGACCTGCCACCTGGCCGCGGTGCCCACCAACGCTGTGGTGGTGCGCCTGGAGGACAAGTGCCGGGTCTACAAGTTCTTGGAGCGCgttcag ACGGCGTTTGGTAACGCCACGCAGGGATTCTCCCTCTTCAGCTCGGTGGCCTACGGGAACACAGACGTCATGTTCAACGATGCGACCAAGACCGTGCTGAAGGTGGTTGGTGGTTACACGTCATGGCTGGGGCCCACCTACACCAGTGCGCTGCAGGCCTTCGAATGCGAAG GTTTGTGTTGA
- the acvr1l gene encoding activin receptor type-1 has product MAQCSMQVLLLLLLKILQTSAEGGDIDCLCDGSECILKLCQGRQCFSSVTLSGDAPDFKRGCLNESEKIRLTCSTPTASYAVRCCSHHMCNSNASSDTLMPLLLKAPSAEPTPYRVETVVVFVVAPFVVLALLGLLAVLACRRLHHGRLERLHELDAEQGAIDGLIASNVGDSTLADLLDHSCTSGSGSGLPFLVQRTVARQISLMECVGKGRYGEVWRGQWQGENVAVKIFSSRDEKSWFRETEIYNTVLLRHENILGFMASDMASRNSSTQLWLITHYHENGSLYDYLQRVAVETVDGLHMAASVANGLVHLHTEIFGTEGKPAIAHRDLKSKNILVKKNLHCCIADLGLAVTHSQSNNQLEVGNNPKVGTKRYMAPEVLDESIQTDCFDAYKRVDMWAFGLVLWEIARRTYSNGIVEEYKPPFYDLVPNDPSFDDMRKVVCVEQQRPFIPNRWFSDPTLSALVKLMKECWYQNPSARLTALRIKKTLDKIHSSLEKGKADC; this is encoded by the exons ATGGCTCAGTGCAGCATGCAAGTGCTTCTGCTGTTGCTCCTGAAGATCTTGCAGACATCAGCCGAAG ggggcgacatcGACTGCCTGTGCGACGGCAGCGAGTGCATCCTGAAGCTCTGCCAAGGCCGGCAATGCTTCTCCTCGGTGACGCTGAGCGGCGACGCGCCGGACTTCAAGCGCGGATGCCTCAACGAGTCCGAGAAGATCCGCCTGACCTGCTCCACGCCCACCGCCAGCTACGCTGTCCGGTGCTGCTCCCACCACATGTGCAACTCCAACGCCAGCAGTGACACGCTGATGCCCCTGCTGCTCAAGG cgCCCTCAGCAGAACCGACTCCGTACCGGGTGGAAACTGTGGTTGTCTTCGTAGTTGCCCCATTCGTGGTGCTGGCCCTCCTGGGCCTCCTGGCCGTCCTAGCATGCCGTCGGCTCCACCACGGCCGTCTGGAGAGGCTGCACGAGTTGGATGCCGAGCAGGGCGCCATCGACGGTCTAATCGCGTCCAACGTGGGCGACAGCACGCTGGCG GACCTTTTGGATCACTCCTGCACCTCGGGCAGTGGCTCTGGTCTGCCATTCCTGGTCCAGAGGACAGTGGCTCGACAGATCAGCCTGATGGAGTGTGTCG GAAAGGGGCGCTATGGCGAGGTGTGGAGAGGACAATGGCAGGGGGAGAACGTGGCGGTGAAAATCTTCTCTTCGAGGGACGAGAAGTCCTGGTTCCGGGAGACTGAGATCTACAACACTGTTCTCCTCCGGCACGAGAACATATTAG GGTTCATGGCATCAGACATGGCATCACGGAACTCCAGCACCCAGCTGTGGCTCATCACCCATTACCACGAGAACGGCTCGCTCTACGACTACCTGCAGCGCGTCGCCGTGGAGACTGTGGATGGGCTGCACATGGCCGCCTCGGTGGCCAATGGGCTGGTGCACTTGCACACCGAGATCTTCGGCACGGAAGGCAAGCCCGCCATCGCCCACCGCGACCTCAAGAGCAAGAACatcctggtgaagaaaaacctgcACTGCTGCATCGCTGACCTGG GTCTGGCTGTCACACACTCCCAGTCTAATAATCAGCTGGAGGTGGGTAACAACCCTAAGGTGGGCACCAAGAGGTACATGGCCCCTGAGGTGCTGGACGAGTCCATCCAGACGGACTGCTTCGATGCCTACAAGCGCGTGGACATGTGGGCCTTCGGGCTGGTTCTGTGGGAGATCGCCCGCCGGACATACAGCAACG GTATCGTTGAAGAGTACAAGCCTCCATTTTATGACCTTGTGCCGAATGACCCCAGCTTCGATGACATGCGCAAAGTTGTCTGCGTGGAACAACAGAGACCCTTCATCCCAAACCGATGGTTTTCTGACCCG ACCTTGTCGGCCCTGGTGAAGCTAATGAAGGAGTGCTGGTACCAGAACCCCTCGGCCAGACTCACCGCCCTGCGCATCAAAAAGACTCTGGACAAAATCCACAGCTCCCTGGAGAAGGGGAAAGCAGACTgctga